A section of the Alkalihalobacillus sp. LMS39 genome encodes:
- a CDS encoding DUF1054 domain-containing protein, which yields MSFSGFSKNDFSVFLTEGLEERMEGIREQIQPKFKEIGAVLSDDIAMLAGNEMHLHIAKHARRTVNPPKDTWLAICHDKRGYKKHPHFQVGLFDDHVFLWLAFIYEMPNKKEIAQQFLQDFNTVKSTIPDNYVISLDHMKKEAHSFQSMGETGLNEALVRFRDVKKAEFLVGQHIQADDPILQDGEQFLAKAKATFETLMPLYKKAFSY from the coding sequence ATGTCGTTTTCTGGATTTAGTAAAAATGACTTTTCAGTTTTTTTAACAGAAGGTCTTGAAGAAAGAATGGAAGGAATTCGCGAGCAAATCCAGCCAAAGTTTAAAGAAATAGGGGCTGTACTATCAGATGATATCGCCATGTTAGCAGGTAATGAAATGCACCTTCACATTGCAAAACATGCCCGGCGAACAGTGAACCCTCCTAAAGATACATGGCTAGCAATATGTCATGATAAACGCGGTTATAAAAAGCATCCACATTTTCAAGTTGGATTATTTGATGACCATGTCTTTTTATGGCTTGCTTTTATTTATGAAATGCCAAATAAAAAAGAAATTGCCCAACAATTTTTACAAGATTTTAATACCGTAAAATCAACGATTCCAGACAATTATGTTATTTCTCTTGACCATATGAAAAAAGAGGCTCACTCTTTCCAATCGATGGGAGAAACTGGATTAAATGAAGCACTTGTTCGTTTCCGCGATGTAAAGAAAGCAGAATTTCTAGTTGGCCAACATATTCAAGCAGATGACCCCATCTTACAGGACGGGGAACAGTTTCTGGCCAAAGCAAAGGCCACATTTGAAACACTAATGCCCCTTTACAAAAAAGCCTTTTCTTATTAA
- a CDS encoding UPF0223 family protein → MNMPISLDWSKEEVMDVVAFFQGVEKAYDVGVDREELLRLYRRFKEIVPSKSEEKQLCKQFDEEAKVSCYRVIKAAKEESSNRKIKMK, encoded by the coding sequence ATGAATATGCCGATTTCGTTAGATTGGAGCAAAGAAGAAGTGATGGATGTTGTTGCCTTTTTTCAAGGAGTGGAAAAGGCGTATGATGTAGGAGTTGACCGGGAGGAACTTTTACGGTTGTATCGTCGTTTTAAAGAAATCGTCCCTTCTAAAAGTGAAGAAAAGCAACTATGTAAACAATTTGATGAAGAAGCGAAAGTATCTTGTTATCGGGTCATTAAAGCGGCGAAGGAAGAATCAAGTAACCGTAAGATAAAAATGAAGTGA
- a CDS encoding aminotransferase class I/II-fold pyridoxal phosphate-dependent enzyme — MSQQHLTPLFTGVREHAKKDPIQFHIPGHKKGNGMDDEFRTFIGENALSIDLINITPLDDLHHPHGMIKEAQELAAKAFGADYTFFSVQGTSGAIMTMIMSVCGPGDKIIVPRNVHKSVMSAIIFSGATPIFIHPELDNHLGISHGITTDAVSKALEQHPDAKGVLVINPTYFGVSANLKEIVDIAHRYDVPVLVDEAHGVHIHFHEDLPLSAMQAGADMAATSVHKLGGSMTQSSVLNVKEGLISPTRVQAIISMLTTTSTSYLLLSSLDVARKQLATKGHRMISETITLANRTRQEINEIPGLYCVGPEIIGSKAAFDFDPTKLIISIKDLGITGYDVEVWLREKFNIEVELSDLYNILCIITFGDTLTETTTLVNALRELSMLHQDQIELRQTAKVTVPDIPTLALSPRDAFYSETEIVPFHKSAGRIIAEFIMVYPPGIPILIPGEIITKENIDYIQENLAAGLPVQGPEDQEFQFLRVIKEHHAIR, encoded by the coding sequence ATGTCCCAACAGCATTTAACTCCTTTATTTACTGGTGTTCGAGAACATGCAAAAAAGGACCCGATACAATTTCATATTCCAGGACATAAAAAAGGGAATGGAATGGACGATGAGTTCCGAACGTTTATCGGTGAAAATGCATTATCTATAGATCTAATTAATATTACCCCATTGGATGATTTACACCATCCTCATGGCATGATTAAAGAAGCACAAGAGCTTGCAGCCAAAGCATTTGGTGCTGACTATACTTTTTTCTCTGTTCAAGGGACAAGTGGAGCTATCATGACAATGATTATGAGTGTTTGTGGTCCTGGAGATAAAATCATCGTACCACGAAATGTTCATAAATCAGTTATGTCAGCAATTATCTTTTCAGGTGCCACTCCTATATTCATTCACCCAGAATTGGATAACCACTTAGGCATCTCTCACGGAATCACGACAGATGCCGTTTCAAAAGCACTTGAACAGCATCCTGATGCAAAAGGTGTATTAGTCATTAATCCTACTTATTTTGGTGTTTCCGCGAATTTAAAAGAAATTGTCGACATTGCCCATCGTTATGATGTACCCGTATTAGTCGATGAAGCACATGGTGTTCATATTCACTTCCATGAGGATCTACCGTTATCAGCTATGCAGGCAGGGGCAGATATGGCAGCTACAAGTGTACATAAACTCGGTGGATCAATGACCCAAAGTTCCGTTTTAAATGTGAAAGAAGGATTAATTTCACCAACACGTGTACAAGCCATTATAAGTATGCTGACAACGACTTCAACTTCTTATCTTTTGCTCTCTTCTTTAGATGTTGCTAGAAAGCAATTGGCTACAAAAGGACATAGGATGATAAGTGAGACAATTACATTAGCAAACAGAACACGACAGGAAATCAATGAAATTCCTGGCCTCTATTGTGTTGGACCAGAAATTATCGGTTCAAAAGCAGCATTTGATTTCGATCCGACGAAGCTAATTATTTCAATAAAGGATTTAGGTATAACGGGGTACGATGTTGAAGTATGGCTCCGTGAAAAATTTAATATTGAAGTTGAACTTTCAGATTTATATAACATTTTATGTATTATTACGTTTGGCGATACGCTAACTGAAACGACAACGTTAGTGAATGCTTTACGAGAATTATCAATGCTTCACCAAGACCAAATCGAACTAAGGCAAACTGCTAAAGTGACTGTACCAGATATTCCAACACTAGCCCTTTCTCCAAGAGATGCCTTTTATTCCGAAACAGAAATTGTTCCTTTTCATAAATCTGCTGGACGAATTATAGCTGAATTTATTATGGTGTATCCTCCTGGTATTCCAATTTTGATTCCTGGAGAAATTATTACAAAAGAAAATATTGATTATATTCAAGAAAACTTAGCTGCAGGATTACCTGTTCAAGGACCAGAAGACCAAGAGTTTCAATTTTTACGAGTCATTAAAGAACATCATGCGATCCGATAA
- a CDS encoding GapA-binding peptide SR1P, producing the protein MGIIVCQTCNKTIEHIPSEKVMTLYAKGNDCQKCKNKK; encoded by the coding sequence GTGGGAATTATTGTATGTCAAACTTGTAATAAAACGATCGAACACATTCCTTCAGAAAAAGTCATGACGCTTTATGCCAAAGGGAACGATTGTCAAAAATGTAAAAATAAAAAATAA
- a CDS encoding DUF3055 domain-containing protein — MNLFERLYDEYENVKVQFIGFTTDDVRYDFGIVYTNMFFGKPLVICMQTGRSSLLCAEDVKNVDHLQRVFHIKNTKEAEDLSIFFEETLPNMPMEPQY; from the coding sequence ATGAATTTGTTTGAGCGTTTGTACGATGAATATGAAAATGTGAAAGTACAGTTCATTGGATTCACAACCGACGATGTTCGCTATGATTTTGGGATTGTTTATACAAACATGTTCTTTGGGAAGCCTCTTGTTATTTGCATGCAAACAGGAAGATCTTCATTATTATGTGCTGAGGATGTAAAAAACGTGGACCATCTTCAACGAGTATTTCATATTAAAAATACAAAGGAAGCCGAAGATTTATCGATATTTTTCGAAGAAACGCTTCCAAATATGCCGATGGAACCACAATATTAA
- a CDS encoding DUF1885 family protein gives MSNHAFIKLVSRSKQQTITLEELKDIFTYYKTITSKTGDQLAWGYGQAAFPYEITPSPDGDEDWFYLKGTEPRYKYIVLGVGNEQTENEESTYYIQVTLPEGATHGDKGKANEFVKFLGKKLEAEVQLFNERTMYFYKR, from the coding sequence ATGTCAAACCATGCTTTTATTAAGCTCGTTAGCCGTTCTAAGCAACAAACGATTACATTAGAGGAACTAAAAGATATTTTTACATATTATAAGACGATTACTAGTAAAACAGGTGACCAACTTGCATGGGGTTATGGTCAAGCTGCATTTCCCTATGAAATTACCCCTTCACCTGATGGGGATGAAGATTGGTTCTACCTTAAAGGAACCGAACCACGCTATAAATATATTGTCTTAGGTGTCGGGAATGAACAAACTGAAAACGAGGAATCAACATATTATATCCAAGTAACGTTACCTGAAGGAGCTACTCATGGCGATAAAGGAAAAGCAAATGAGTTTGTTAAATTTCTTGGTAAAAAATTAGAAGCCGAAGTTCAATTATTTAATGAACGAACGATGTATTTTTATAAAAGGTAA
- a CDS encoding polysaccharide deacetylase family protein produces MKRTIVISALVFLVIGCTSEPNEVAEPEQFSSQQQVHQEKQMVTDERTEWEETMDTKEERPREETTEEEEKQKAKREPSYELSENIWITPIDDAEEEVLLLTIDDTPHQYSMEMAETLKELEVGAIFFVNGHLIQSGEGKEKVKQLHEMGFEIGNHTMSHGNLNEISAEEQRAEIKELNERIEDITGEPPRFFRAPYGKNTDISKSVVEEEGMQWMNWSYGYDYFTEYREASALENIMVNAPELTDGANLLLHDREWTNKALRNMVTGLQDKGYQFVDPQDIR; encoded by the coding sequence ATGAAACGAACGATTGTCATTTCGGCTCTTGTTTTTTTAGTCATTGGATGTACATCCGAGCCTAATGAAGTTGCAGAACCAGAACAGTTCTCTTCTCAACAACAAGTGCATCAAGAAAAACAAATGGTCACAGATGAAAGAACCGAGTGGGAAGAAACAATGGATACAAAAGAGGAGAGGCCAAGAGAAGAAACAACCGAAGAGGAAGAGAAGCAAAAAGCAAAGAGGGAGCCTTCTTATGAGCTCAGTGAAAATATTTGGATTACGCCGATCGATGATGCAGAGGAAGAAGTCTTATTGTTAACGATTGATGATACACCACATCAGTATAGTATGGAAATGGCTGAAACGTTAAAAGAACTTGAGGTTGGTGCTATATTTTTTGTAAATGGTCATTTAATTCAAAGTGGAGAAGGAAAAGAAAAAGTGAAGCAGTTGCATGAGATGGGGTTTGAAATTGGAAATCATACAATGAGTCATGGGAATTTAAACGAAATTTCAGCAGAAGAGCAACGAGCGGAAATTAAAGAGCTCAATGAACGAATTGAAGACATTACCGGAGAGCCCCCAAGGTTCTTCCGAGCACCTTACGGAAAAAACACAGATATTTCAAAAAGTGTCGTGGAAGAAGAAGGAATGCAATGGATGAACTGGAGTTATGGCTATGATTATTTTACTGAATATCGAGAAGCTAGTGCGCTTGAAAATATAATGGTTAACGCTCCAGAATTGACAGATGGTGCGAATTTATTATTACATGACCGGGAATGGACAAATAAAGCTTTAAGAAACATGGTAACTGGACTTCAAGACAAAGGATACCAATTTGTAGACCCACAAGATATTCGGTAA
- a CDS encoding aromatic acid exporter family protein — MNITKWFGRRVLKTGLAVFVTATICQLLDLPVIFAIITAIVTTEPTAADSIKKGVIRLPAAAIGALFAIVFDMLLGHSALTYAIVSMLTIIACAKLKLDTGTLVATLTAVAMIPGTSDSFTFDFMMRLSGTTIGIIVSTLVNFVVLPPQFGPLVVKKVDYLYDEVANTCNSIVHQLTDTKNQIHHSIYRSLTQELEKAIQLTQFQEDEWKYRKFNDHEKRSFEFLQQKLTLLQQIIFHLGSLSYVNIQSHELAYDEITLLSSAGADLSTMLKDPYHQLTKEHTLIIDQLQNQLSDQTHFVDEQPNTIANVYYELLLIYQLTMEVASITEKERLFSESNATYPKYIFAERVQYD, encoded by the coding sequence ATGAATATTACAAAATGGTTTGGAAGACGAGTTCTTAAAACTGGACTAGCTGTATTTGTAACTGCAACGATTTGTCAGCTGCTTGACTTACCCGTTATATTCGCGATTATTACTGCCATTGTAACAACGGAACCAACGGCTGCTGATTCAATAAAAAAAGGGGTTATACGACTCCCAGCGGCTGCCATTGGCGCATTGTTTGCGATTGTTTTTGATATGTTATTAGGGCACTCTGCATTAACCTATGCGATTGTCTCAATGTTAACCATTATCGCTTGTGCCAAATTAAAATTGGATACAGGTACACTTGTTGCAACATTAACAGCTGTCGCTATGATTCCTGGAACAAGTGACAGTTTTACATTTGATTTTATGATGCGATTATCCGGTACGACAATTGGAATTATTGTCTCGACATTAGTGAACTTTGTTGTATTACCACCCCAATTTGGACCACTCGTTGTAAAAAAAGTAGATTACTTATATGACGAGGTTGCAAACACGTGTAATTCGATAGTCCACCAGTTAACTGATACAAAAAACCAAATCCATCATTCGATTTATCGCTCATTAACACAAGAACTTGAAAAAGCCATTCAATTAACACAATTTCAAGAAGATGAGTGGAAATATCGAAAATTTAATGATCACGAAAAACGTTCCTTTGAATTTTTACAACAAAAATTAACATTACTGCAACAAATCATCTTCCATTTAGGCAGTTTATCGTATGTTAATATTCAGTCACATGAATTAGCTTATGATGAGATTACTTTACTTTCATCTGCGGGGGCTGATTTATCCACCATGCTGAAAGATCCATATCATCAATTAACAAAAGAACATACTCTGATTATCGATCAATTACAAAATCAACTTTCGGATCAAACTCATTTCGTAGATGAACAACCAAACACGATTGCCAATGTTTATTATGAATTACTTTTAATATACCAATTAACCATGGAAGTGGCATCAATTACTGAAAAAGAACGGTTGTTTTCAGAAAGCAATGCGACATATCCAAAATATATTTTTGCCGAACGCGTGCAATATGATTAA
- a CDS encoding thioredoxin family protein, translating into MKQQLSYLILTSFLLTSGCWATEAVTNYPFENEEEQIITVLFSNNHTIQNESSFYDALLEFQQLYPDYDLPLTIVYEDERDIIQYFEITEFPTLLVIDGQTVELRIEGHHGKEDILNKLNSIVPQQM; encoded by the coding sequence GTGAAACAACAACTTTCATACTTAATCTTAACCTCCTTCCTATTAACATCAGGATGCTGGGCTACCGAAGCCGTAACAAATTATCCTTTTGAAAATGAAGAAGAACAAATCATTACCGTTTTATTTTCCAATAATCATACGATTCAAAATGAGTCTAGTTTTTATGATGCCTTACTTGAATTTCAGCAACTATACCCTGATTACGATCTTCCTTTGACGATTGTTTATGAGGATGAGCGAGACATCATTCAATATTTCGAAATTACTGAGTTTCCAACATTACTTGTCATTGATGGACAAACTGTTGAACTGCGCATTGAAGGTCATCATGGTAAAGAAGACATTTTAAATAAATTAAATTCAATTGTACCTCAACAAATGTAA
- the lpdA gene encoding dihydrolipoyl dehydrogenase, which yields MVVGDFPEEVDTLVIGSGPGGYVAAIRAAQLGQSVTIVEKSELGGVCLNVGCIPSKALIAAGHRVHHAKHSDDMGITVDNVSVDFTKVQEWKSSVVKKLTGGVEGLLKGNKVNIVRGEAYFVDNTTVKVMDEKHSQTYKFKNCIVATGSTPIELPTFKYNDRVLNSSGALALKEVPKKMVVIGGGYIGIELTGAYANLGTEVIVLEGGKQIVAGFEKQMSQLVSRRLKKSGVVIHTEALAKGVEKTENGVKVTFEVKGKEEVVEADYCLVTVGRKPNTDELGLEQAGVELDERGLVKVDKQCRSSQSNIYAIGDIIAGPPLAHKASYEGKIAAESIAGEKAEIDYLAIPAVVFSDPELASVGYTEKEAKDAGFEVVASKFPFAANGRALSLNETDGFMKLVTRKDDGLVVGAQIAGPNASDMIAELGLAIETGMTAEDIALTIHAHPSLGEITMEAAEVALGTPIHIVK from the coding sequence ATGGTAGTAGGAGATTTTCCAGAAGAAGTTGATACGCTCGTCATCGGTTCAGGACCTGGTGGATATGTAGCAGCCATTCGTGCTGCTCAACTTGGTCAATCGGTTACGATTGTTGAAAAAAGTGAATTAGGCGGGGTATGTTTAAATGTTGGTTGTATTCCTTCAAAAGCATTAATTGCTGCAGGTCATCGTGTTCATCATGCTAAGCATTCTGATGATATGGGAATTACAGTCGATAATGTATCCGTAGATTTTACGAAAGTACAGGAATGGAAAAGTTCAGTCGTTAAAAAATTAACGGGTGGAGTTGAAGGGTTACTGAAAGGGAATAAAGTAAACATCGTTCGTGGTGAAGCTTACTTTGTCGATAATACAACAGTAAAAGTTATGGATGAAAAGCATTCCCAAACGTATAAATTTAAAAATTGTATTGTTGCAACAGGTTCAACACCAATCGAATTACCGACATTTAAATACAATGACCGTGTATTAAATTCTAGCGGTGCACTTGCATTAAAAGAAGTTCCAAAGAAAATGGTCGTTATTGGTGGAGGCTATATTGGAATTGAATTAACAGGAGCTTATGCGAACCTTGGAACTGAAGTCATTGTTCTTGAAGGTGGGAAACAAATTGTTGCTGGCTTTGAAAAGCAAATGAGTCAGCTTGTTTCCAGACGATTGAAAAAAAGTGGCGTTGTTATTCATACAGAAGCTTTAGCAAAAGGTGTAGAGAAAACCGAAAACGGTGTGAAAGTCACGTTTGAAGTTAAAGGAAAAGAAGAAGTGGTTGAGGCGGACTATTGTTTAGTAACAGTAGGCCGTAAACCAAACACGGATGAGTTAGGTTTAGAGCAAGCTGGTGTTGAATTAGATGAGCGAGGATTGGTGAAAGTAGATAAACAATGTCGCTCAAGTCAATCTAATATTTATGCAATTGGTGACATTATCGCTGGACCACCACTAGCACATAAAGCATCATATGAAGGAAAAATTGCGGCAGAATCCATTGCTGGGGAAAAAGCTGAAATTGATTATTTAGCCATTCCAGCTGTCGTATTTTCTGATCCTGAGCTTGCTAGTGTTGGGTATACAGAAAAAGAAGCAAAAGATGCTGGGTTTGAAGTAGTAGCTTCAAAATTCCCATTTGCAGCAAACGGACGTGCGTTGTCTTTAAATGAAACTGATGGATTTATGAAATTGGTAACAAGAAAAGATGACGGTTTAGTTGTTGGTGCACAAATTGCTGGACCAAATGCTTCTGATATGATTGCGGAGTTAGGATTAGCGATTGAAACAGGTATGACGGCTGAAGATATTGCATTAACAATTCATGCTCACCCATCATTAGGAGAAATTACAATGGAAGCAGCAGAAGTCGCGTTAGGAACACCTATTCATATCGTAAAATAA
- a CDS encoding dihydrolipoamide acetyltransferase family protein, whose protein sequence is MPYEFKLPDIGEGIHEGEIVKWFVKAGDEVKEDDILLEVQNDKAVVEIPSPVDGKVLEVKVEEGTVSTVGDVLVTIDAPGYESEATEETPAEEQPKQEEKATAPAKTEQKSADSEDDDTRVIAMPSVRKYAREKGINIKNVTGTAKNGRITKEDIDNFISGGGQEDQPAAAATEQPKQAAPASKATPQAIPQGELEERVPLKGIRKAIANAMVNSKHTAPHVTHMDEVDVTALVSHRKQYKEAAAQKGIKLTYLPYVVKALTSALREYPALNASIDDVNEEIVYKKYFNIGIAADTEQGLVVPVVKDADRKSVYIIAQEIGELAVKARDGKLSPAEMKGGSCTISNLGSARGQWFTPIINHPEVMILGVGRIEEKPVVKNGEIVVAPVLALSISYDHRLIDGVTAQNALNHVKRLLNDPQLLIMEG, encoded by the coding sequence GTGCCATATGAATTTAAACTTCCAGACATTGGTGAAGGTATTCACGAAGGCGAAATCGTGAAATGGTTTGTCAAAGCTGGTGATGAAGTTAAAGAAGATGATATTTTACTCGAAGTTCAAAATGATAAAGCAGTCGTAGAAATTCCTTCTCCAGTAGATGGCAAAGTACTTGAAGTAAAAGTAGAAGAAGGAACAGTATCTACAGTTGGGGATGTTCTTGTTACTATTGATGCGCCAGGGTATGAATCTGAAGCAACAGAAGAAACACCTGCTGAAGAACAACCAAAGCAAGAAGAAAAAGCAACAGCACCGGCCAAGACAGAGCAAAAATCGGCTGATAGTGAAGATGATGATACACGTGTCATCGCGATGCCTTCTGTTCGTAAATATGCTCGTGAAAAAGGGATTAATATTAAAAATGTAACGGGAACGGCGAAGAATGGCCGCATTACAAAAGAAGATATTGATAACTTTATTAGTGGCGGTGGACAAGAAGATCAACCAGCTGCTGCAGCAACAGAGCAACCAAAACAAGCAGCACCAGCAAGTAAAGCAACTCCTCAAGCGATCCCTCAAGGGGAACTTGAAGAACGTGTTCCACTAAAAGGAATCCGCAAAGCGATTGCAAATGCGATGGTAAATTCGAAGCATACAGCTCCGCATGTAACCCATATGGATGAAGTAGATGTGACAGCTCTTGTTTCACATCGTAAACAATATAAAGAGGCGGCAGCACAAAAAGGAATTAAGTTAACTTATTTACCTTATGTCGTTAAAGCTCTAACAAGTGCATTACGAGAATATCCAGCATTAAATGCTTCGATTGATGATGTAAATGAAGAAATCGTCTATAAAAAATACTTTAACATTGGAATTGCAGCAGATACAGAGCAAGGACTTGTTGTTCCTGTTGTAAAAGATGCTGACCGTAAATCTGTTTATATAATCGCTCAAGAAATTGGTGAATTAGCTGTAAAAGCTCGTGATGGCAAACTAAGTCCAGCTGAAATGAAAGGTGGAAGTTGCACGATTTCTAACTTAGGTTCAGCTAGAGGACAATGGTTTACACCAATCATTAACCACCCAGAAGTCATGATTTTAGGTGTGGGACGCATTGAGGAAAAGCCTGTTGTTAAAAATGGAGAAATTGTTGTTGCTCCAGTATTAGCATTATCTATTAGCTATGACCACAGATTAATTGATGGTGTAACGGCTCAAAATGCGTTAAACCATGTGAAGCGTTTATTAAATGATCCGCAATTATTAATAATGGAGGGATAA
- a CDS encoding alpha-ketoacid dehydrogenase subunit beta: MAQMTMIQAITDAMRNELKTNEDVLVFGEDVGLNGGVFRATEGLQKEFGEDRVFDTPLAESGIGGLAIGLGLTGFRPVMEIQFFGFVFEVFDSVAAQMARMRYRSGGKYHSPITVRSPFGGGVKTPELHADNLEGLVAQTPGLKVVIPATPYDAKGLLISAIRDNDPVVYLEHMKLYRSFRGEVPEGEYTIPLGKADIKREGKDITIITYGAMVHSSLKAAEELEKEGIDAEVIDLMTISPIDIDTIISSVEKTNRAMVVQEAQKQAGIGANIVAEVAERAILHLEAPILRVAAPDTVFPFAAAEDVWLPDFKDIVEKAKYIVNF; this comes from the coding sequence ATGGCGCAAATGACAATGATTCAAGCTATTACCGATGCAATGCGGAATGAGCTTAAAACAAATGAAGATGTTCTTGTTTTTGGTGAAGATGTAGGTCTAAATGGCGGTGTATTCCGTGCTACGGAAGGCCTTCAAAAAGAATTTGGGGAAGATCGTGTGTTTGATACACCACTTGCTGAATCTGGAATTGGAGGATTAGCCATTGGTTTAGGTTTAACAGGTTTTCGTCCAGTTATGGAAATTCAATTTTTTGGGTTTGTTTTTGAAGTGTTTGATTCGGTAGCTGCTCAAATGGCACGTATGCGTTATCGTTCGGGTGGGAAGTATCATTCACCAATTACTGTTCGTTCTCCTTTTGGTGGTGGCGTTAAAACACCTGAACTTCACGCGGATAATTTAGAAGGGTTAGTTGCTCAAACACCTGGTTTAAAAGTTGTTATTCCTGCAACTCCGTATGATGCAAAAGGACTTTTAATTTCAGCGATCCGAGATAATGATCCTGTTGTGTATTTAGAGCACATGAAGCTTTATCGTTCATTTAGAGGTGAGGTTCCTGAAGGCGAATATACAATCCCGTTAGGTAAAGCTGATATTAAACGTGAAGGAAAAGACATTACAATCATTACATACGGTGCAATGGTTCATTCTTCACTTAAAGCAGCAGAGGAACTTGAAAAAGAAGGAATTGATGCAGAAGTTATCGATTTAATGACGATCAGTCCGATTGATATTGATACTATCATTTCTTCAGTTGAAAAAACGAACCGTGCGATGGTTGTTCAAGAAGCACAAAAACAAGCCGGAATTGGTGCAAATATCGTTGCAGAAGTAGCAGAGCGTGCGATTTTACACTTAGAAGCTCCGATTTTACGAGTAGCAGCTCCAGATACAGTGTTCCCATTTGCTGCAGCTGAAGATGTGTGGCTTCCTGATTTCAAAGATATCGTAGAAAAAGCGAAATATATAGTAAACTTCTAA
- the pdhA gene encoding pyruvate dehydrogenase (acetyl-transferring) E1 component subunit alpha: MFQILNEEGEVVNEGALPDLTDEQLQEIMRRMVYTRIWDQRAISLNRQGRLGFYAPVAGQEASMLGSQFALDKEDWILPGYRDIPQLVFHGLPLYQAFLYSRGHFQGGQIPEGVNILMPQIIIGAQIVQTTGVALGLKKKGKSNVAITYTGDGGASQGDFYEGMNFAGAYKAPAIFVVQNNRFAISVPVEKQSAAKTIAQKAVAAGIEGVQVDGMDVLAVYAVTKQARDRALEGVPTLIETMCYRYGPHTMAGDDPTRYRTSDLDDEWEKKDPLVRFRKFLEKKKLWNEELENETVDKAKEDIKEAIKKADAAPKQKVTDLIGFMFEDLPHNLREQMEEYTAKESK; encoded by the coding sequence ATGTTCCAGATTTTAAATGAAGAAGGCGAAGTAGTAAATGAGGGTGCTTTGCCAGACCTTACCGATGAGCAATTACAAGAAATAATGAGAAGAATGGTGTATACACGTATTTGGGATCAAAGAGCAATTTCATTAAATCGACAAGGACGTCTTGGATTCTATGCACCAGTTGCTGGACAAGAAGCTTCAATGCTAGGATCTCAATTTGCTTTAGATAAAGAGGATTGGATTTTACCAGGATACCGTGATATTCCACAACTCGTTTTCCATGGTCTTCCTTTATATCAAGCGTTTTTATATTCAAGAGGCCATTTTCAAGGTGGGCAAATTCCTGAAGGAGTGAACATCTTAATGCCTCAAATTATTATTGGTGCACAAATCGTGCAAACAACAGGGGTAGCACTTGGTCTAAAGAAAAAAGGAAAAAGTAATGTAGCGATTACATATACAGGTGATGGCGGTGCATCTCAAGGGGATTTCTACGAAGGAATGAACTTTGCTGGCGCATATAAAGCTCCTGCTATATTTGTTGTACAAAACAACCGCTTTGCGATTTCTGTACCTGTTGAAAAGCAATCTGCTGCGAAAACTATTGCTCAAAAAGCAGTCGCTGCTGGTATAGAAGGTGTTCAAGTTGACGGAATGGATGTTTTAGCCGTTTATGCAGTAACAAAGCAAGCAAGAGACCGTGCTTTAGAAGGTGTTCCAACATTAATTGAAACAATGTGTTACCGTTATGGACCGCATACGATGGCAGGGGATGACCCTACAAGATATCGTACGTCTGATTTAGACGATGAGTGGGAAAAGAAAGACCCTCTAGTTCGTTTCCGTAAGTTTTTAGAAAAGAAAAAATTATGGAATGAAGAATTAGAAAATGAAACAGTTGATAAAGCAAAAGAAGATATTAAAGAAGCGATTAAAAAAGCTGATGCAGCTCCTAAACAAAAAGTGACTGATTTAATCGGTTTTATGTTTGAAGACCTTCCACATAACCTACGTGAGCAAATGGAAGAATATACAGCAAAGGAGTCGAAATAA